ATCTCCGTCTAAAGTCTTAGGCACCCAGTATAGCGCAATAATATCAGGATTACGTTTTAGAAAAGCTTTATAGTCATTTGGCAGGTTTTGAGCGTCATTCTTCTGCACCGAAATTACACCCTGCTCTTCTACTTCCATATATATGGAATCGTTCTGAGCTAACTCTTCTGCACTTTGTGCATTTCCTCTGAAAGCGAGGAGTAGAACGGCAACCAGTGGCAACGCTATCAGCAGCCTGAACTGGTTTGCCTTATTTGTTGGGATTTTGTTCATCATAGTGATTCTTCGTTTTAGTGGCGGGAAATTGAATTGATTGGCAAGCTGCGGCTCTGGGGCACCCACTACTTTCAGGAGCAGGTATTGGTAGGCTTTTCTGTCCACGCCAGCGCAAATCACCTTTTGGTCGGCAATAAACTCCAGGTTCTCCTTTACCGCTTTTTTCATGAGCCACGCACCAGGGTTGAACCAGTATAACACCGTGTTCAACTCTGCCAGCAGCACATCCAGCGTGTGCCAGCCTTTTACGTGCACCTGCTCATGCCGCAGTATCGACTCCAACTCCGCCGCTGTGAACTGCGCCGGGTTCAGGTAGATGGCCTGCCAGAAAGAGAAAGCCTGTGTGATGTGAGTGACCTGCCTGAAATGGATGCCCATATAGCTTGCACGCTCGGAGGCAGCACGGATTTTATAAAGGGATATAAACTGAAGCAGCAACCGGATTGCCATCGCCCCTGTGCCAAGCCAGAACAGGAACACAGGAATCTGCCAATAATCAAATGCCAGAGTTGTTTCTTGTGTGGCGGGCGCCGTCACCCAAACCGGCACTGTGTTTATATAGGCGCTTGCCAGGTCCTGGTGCCGGCTCATTAGCCCGGACACATCCATGAAAGGATAGGCCGTTGAGAACGCAACGCCGAATAACAGAAAGTGCCGGTTGAGGGTGTAGAAGGTGAGCCGCCGCAGCACGAAGTGGTAGGCCAGGTAAAAAAGCACCAGCGCCACATTTACTTTCAGGAGATATAGAATCAGCGCTGGCATGTCATTCCGGGTTTTTGTTTTCGATCATATCTATAATCTCTTTCAACTCTTCGGCGCTAATCTGCTTTTCCCTGGCAAAAAAGGCTACCAACTCTTTGTAGGAGTTTTTGAAATAATCATCCACAAAGCCTTTCATAAACCTCTTCTTGTAGTCCTCTGCCTTCAGGAGCGGTGTGTAGCGGTAGGTGTTTCCCTGCTTTTCGCTTGCCACATATTCTTTCTTCTCCAGGTTCTTCACGGTGGAGGCGAGTGTGGTATAAGGCGGTTTAGGCTCCGGCAGTTGCTCCAGAAAATATTTGATATAGCCGCCATCCAATGCCCATATCGCCTGCATGGCCTCTTCTTCTTGCTGCGTCAGCTTTTCCATATATCTACGAATATTTCGTATAATTACGAAATATTCGTAATAAAGTCTGCTGTGGCTGGATTTTTATTTTGTGGAAGCGGAGTGCAGCCTTATTGCTTTGACATCCTTATGGTACCGCGCTGCGTCTTAAGCATATATAAACTTGGGCAGAGATATGAAAGCCATACTTGTAAAACAACCCGGCGGGCCGGAACAACTATATATAGGAACACACGATAAGCCGCTTCCAAACCCGGACGAGTTGCTGGTGCGGGTGCAGGCCACCGCGCTCAACCGTGCCGATACTTTGCAGCGGCAGGGGAAGTATCCGCCACCGAAAGGGGCAAGTCCGTTGCTGGGGCTGGAGGTCGCCGGCGAGGTGGTGGAGGCGGGTATCAACTGCTCAAGGTTTAAGAAAGGGGATAAAGTGTTTGGCCTGCTGCCCGGCGGCGGATATGCCGAATATGCCATCCTCCACGAAGCCATGGCGCTGCCGGTGCCGGACAACCTGACCATGGAAGAAGCCGCCGCCATACCCGAGGTGTTCCTGACGGCCTACCAGGCGCTGGTGTGGCTGGGGAGGCTGCAGGCTGGGGAGCGGGTGCTGGTGCATGCGGGCGCAAGCGGCGTGGGCACGGCGGCCATCCAACTGGCGCGGGCCTTACAGGCCGAGGTGCTGGTAACGGCCTCGGAAAAGAAACTGCAGGCATGCCTGGACCTGGGCGCTCACAAAGCCATCAACTACAAGGAAGCGCCTTTTGAGGAGGCCGTGCTGGCCCATACCAACAGCGAGGGCGTGGACCTAATCGTGGATTTCATAGCCGGGCCGTATTTTCAGTCAAACATCGAGTGCCTGCGCCTGGACGGGCGGCTGGTGCTGCTGGCCTCTCTGGGCGGCGGCAAAGTAGATTCTTTTGATTTGCGCAAGCTGCTGGCGAAACGTCTGCACGTCATGGGCTCCACGCTGCGCTCCCGCCCCCACGGCTACCAGGCAAAGCTCACAGAGGAGATGTGGACTTTCGCCGGGCCGTTATTCAAGAGCGGCCAAATCAAGCCTGTTATCGATTCTGTTTTTGACTGGCAGGACGTGGCGGCCGCGCACCGCTATATGGAGCAGAACCAGAACATCGGCAAAATTGTGCTGCGGATAAATTCGTAGGGACGCAACATTTTGCGTCTCTTGCTCTTGCAGTAATTAAGACGCAATATCTTGCGTCTCTACCATATTCAGTGTGCCCGTAGTTGTTTTACCAGTACGGCAAAGTCTTTCGGATATGGGGCCTCCACTTTCACGGGCTCGCCGTTCAGCAGCAAAAAGCCGAGGTTAAACGAGTGCAGCGCGAAGCGTTTGATGAGCGGGAGCTCCTCTGTGTCCTGCTTCAGGTGGTAAGCTTTCTTGCGCTTCAGGCTGCTGAGGTACAGTTTCTCGCCCCCATATAGCTCATCATTCACAATGGGAGCCTTCAGGTAAGCGAGGTGTATCCGTATCTGGTGCAGGCGACCCGTCACGGGCAGGCATTCCACCAAAGTGTGGCGGCTATAGTTCTCCAGGGTATTAAAGTAAGTTTCGGCGGACTTGCCCTGCGGCGACAGCTTGGCCACGCCTTTTGCGCTCGTGGCGATAGCCCGGTTCACCAGTTGCTCCTCGAATTTGTGGTTGCCCCACACCACGGCATGGTACACTTTATATACCTCCCGCGCCTCGAACTGCATGGCCAGGTGCCGGTACGCGTCCGCATTCTTCGCGAAAGCCAGGCAGCCGGAGGTGTCTTTGTCCAGGCGGTGGCAGGCCTGCAGTTCCGGGTTGTGCTGGCGGGCGAGTTTGAGCAGGTTGGTGGTGTTGGGGGTGCGGTCCTCCAGCGTCGACAGGAAGGGCGGCTTGTTCACAACGATGTAATCCTCGTTCTCAAATATAATCAGGTCCTCAAAAACCGGGTACTTCATGTGCTGCTATGCTTCGTTCGGGCACAGGCAACCGGGCTGCTGTGCATCCTGCAAAGGTACGTAATTTTGGTTGCTGATTGTCAGTTGGGGGATGTTGGTTGTTGATTGCTGGTTGTCAGTTGTAATTGCTAAATGGCTGCATTGTTAAATTGTTATATGGTTGAAGCCTCAGCTATATATGATATGGTAGTGACCAAGAAGTAATGCTATGCCCTCGTCCCGACAGTTGCCGAGACGAGGGCAGCCTCCGCTGTAACTTTAAATCAATATTACTTCTTTAACACTACCTATGATATATCCCGGTTAAACTGGGTATATAGTTTCTGAAGCGAAAGGAGCTGTATATAGCTCTGCTTACCAACAACCATCAACCAACAATCAGCAATCAATCCTTCGCCTTTTGCAGCTTGAAGCGGATGGTGGTGCCTTTGCCTATCTCGCTTTTCACGGAGATTAAGGAGCGGTGGGCCTCCACAATGTGCTTGCAGATGGAGAGCCCGAGGCCGGTGCTGGTGGTGTCGCGGGCGCGGCTTTTGTCCACGCGGTAGAAGCGCTCGAAGATGCGGTTGATGTGCTCCGGGGCAATGCCCCTGCCGTCGTCCTTCACAGTGATGGTGTACTTCTTACGGCCTTCGTTAAAACCCACCCAGATGTTGCCGCCTTTGCGGCCGTACTTGATGGCGTTGTCGAGGAGGTTGGTGAATACCTGGCGGATGCGGTTGGGGTCGGCGAAGAGCAGGATTTGCCCGTTAGGCGTGCAATCCAGGTGAAACGTGATTTCGTGCTGCGCGGCTTTCTGCTCCAGTTGTTCAAACACTTCCCGCACCAGCGGCACCGCATCAAAGTTGCGCTTCTGCATTTTCACCACGCCCTTCTCAAACTGCGAGATGCTGATCAGGTCCTGCACGAGCATGTCCAGGCTGTCCAGGCTCTTAGCTGCTTTCTGCAGGAACTTGTCGCGCACACCGGGGTCGTCCATGGCCCCGTCCAGCAGGGTGTGGATGAAGCCCTGGGCCGCGAAAATCGGCGTCTTCAGCTCGTGCGAGACATCGGCCAGGAACTCGCTGCGCATGGCCTGCATCTGCTTCAGCTCGTCAATCTCCTGCTGTTTCCGCTCGGCAATCAGGTATATGTCCTCCTTTATCTTCCGGAGCGGGTCTGCGGTAAACGTGGATTTGCTCTCTACTTTCTTAAAATCCTGCCGCCTGAGCTTGTCCAGGCTCGAGTACACGTTCTTCACCTCCCGGAAAACCAGCGCCTCGTACGAGAAGTGCATCAGTATGAAGCAGCAGACGAACACCAGCACCAGCGCCACCAGCAGGCCCTGCGACGAAAAGTAACTGGCTAAAGCAAGAAAGGCGGTGAGCACAAAAGCTACCGCCAGGGAGGTGAAAATTGCAAGCGTACGCGAGTTGAAATTCATGCACTAGTCATTGTTGAACTTGTAGCCGACGCCCTTGATGGTTTTGATGTTTTCCTCCCCGATTTTCTCCCGCACTTTCCGCACATGCACATCCACGGTCC
This window of the Pontibacter russatus genome carries:
- a CDS encoding RluA family pseudouridine synthase — protein: MKYPVFEDLIIFENEDYIVVNKPPFLSTLEDRTPNTTNLLKLARQHNPELQACHRLDKDTSGCLAFAKNADAYRHLAMQFEAREVYKVYHAVVWGNHKFEEQLVNRAIATSAKGVAKLSPQGKSAETYFNTLENYSRHTLVECLPVTGRLHQIRIHLAYLKAPIVNDELYGGEKLYLSSLKRKKAYHLKQDTEELPLIKRFALHSFNLGFLLLNGEPVKVEAPYPKDFAVLVKQLRAH
- a CDS encoding NAD(P)H-quinone oxidoreductase → MKAILVKQPGGPEQLYIGTHDKPLPNPDELLVRVQATALNRADTLQRQGKYPPPKGASPLLGLEVAGEVVEAGINCSRFKKGDKVFGLLPGGGYAEYAILHEAMALPVPDNLTMEEAAAIPEVFLTAYQALVWLGRLQAGERVLVHAGASGVGTAAIQLARALQAEVLVTASEKKLQACLDLGAHKAINYKEAPFEEAVLAHTNSEGVDLIVDFIAGPYFQSNIECLRLDGRLVLLASLGGGKVDSFDLRKLLAKRLHVMGSTLRSRPHGYQAKLTEEMWTFAGPLFKSGQIKPVIDSVFDWQDVAAAHRYMEQNQNIGKIVLRINS
- a CDS encoding BlaI/MecI/CopY family transcriptional regulator, translating into MEKLTQQEEEAMQAIWALDGGYIKYFLEQLPEPKPPYTTLASTVKNLEKKEYVASEKQGNTYRYTPLLKAEDYKKRFMKGFVDDYFKNSYKELVAFFAREKQISAEELKEIIDMIENKNPE
- a CDS encoding sensor histidine kinase; translation: MNFNSRTLAIFTSLAVAFVLTAFLALASYFSSQGLLVALVLVFVCCFILMHFSYEALVFREVKNVYSSLDKLRRQDFKKVESKSTFTADPLRKIKEDIYLIAERKQQEIDELKQMQAMRSEFLADVSHELKTPIFAAQGFIHTLLDGAMDDPGVRDKFLQKAAKSLDSLDMLVQDLISISQFEKGVVKMQKRNFDAVPLVREVFEQLEQKAAQHEITFHLDCTPNGQILLFADPNRIRQVFTNLLDNAIKYGRKGGNIWVGFNEGRKKYTITVKDDGRGIAPEHINRIFERFYRVDKSRARDTTSTGLGLSICKHIVEAHRSLISVKSEIGKGTTIRFKLQKAKD
- a CDS encoding M56 family metallopeptidase, with amino-acid sequence MPALILYLLKVNVALVLFYLAYHFVLRRLTFYTLNRHFLLFGVAFSTAYPFMDVSGLMSRHQDLASAYINTVPVWVTAPATQETTLAFDYWQIPVFLFWLGTGAMAIRLLLQFISLYKIRAASERASYMGIHFRQVTHITQAFSFWQAIYLNPAQFTAAELESILRHEQVHVKGWHTLDVLLAELNTVLYWFNPGAWLMKKAVKENLEFIADQKVICAGVDRKAYQYLLLKVVGAPEPQLANQFNFPPLKRRITMMNKIPTNKANQFRLLIALPLVAVLLLAFRGNAQSAEELAQNDSIYMEVEEQGVISVQKNDAQNLPNDYKAFLKRNPDIIALYWVPKTLDGDDKSIARIVIERSGVVENYHLNNRDEVNVAEKKYGQLPKAPITSSIVNTISSSKSIPSALQDGEGTFIFIQEEDSYYKNNLPEGYKAFLKRNPTIKQVGWKLSGNNEFNLQTFIIYLKSGIMEEYNYNGKLHLPSVEAKYGKLPVLPPPPPPMKQAKKYSPPIIKQFQKEETPYIPDEANQTADYKAFLKRNPDVKQIGWTLRDKSENKMRFIHIYLESGAAEVYNLYDRNNVATAESKYGKLPTLPPPPPPVKPEDN